From a region of the Gossypium raimondii isolate GPD5lz chromosome 10, ASM2569854v1, whole genome shotgun sequence genome:
- the LOC105776763 gene encoding pentatricopeptide repeat-containing protein At2g22410, mitochondrial, whose product MTLLYVISSNFSSLRLISKPLLNPYLLSSSSYSLYTRSLPPLKVKRSPTNCKKAQALFLRNPLLSILEECKCLPQLKEIQAQMTIKGLMSDWFFYSRLIAFCALSEHKNLDHSFKILYNLQNPNAFSWNVTIRGCAESENPIEAIFVYKRMLRNNGCIRPDNYTYPSLLKVCAFLMLKYLGFEILGHVLKLGFDADMYVHNGVIHFLVSSGELELAGKVFDESCVRDLVSWNSLINGYVRSGGAKEAIGLYRKMQEEGVEPDEVTMIGIVSSCAQLEDLKLGRDFHKYIEDHGLNLTIPLSNALMDMYVKCGNLESAQRIFDDMEKKTIVSCTTMIVGYTRLGLLDAARKLFDEMPEKDVVPWNAIIGGYVQAKCSKEALTLFHEMQDAGIDPDEVTMVSCLSACSQLGALDVGIWIHHYIEKHKLHLNVVLGTALIDMYAKCGNITKALQVFHEMPSRNSLTWTSIIGALALHGNAHDALSYFSEMVEVGLRPDEVTFLGVLSACSHGGLVEEGRKYFTQMTSKFSLSPQLKHYSCMVDLLGRAGLLDEAEELVKSMAVEPDAVVWGALFFACRMHGNFVMGERAALKLLELDPHDSGIYVLLANMYGDANMWEEAGKVRKMMRERGVEKTPGCSSIEVNGTVYEFIVRDKSHPESEKIYGSLIQLTRQSGFAEFTYGLSELETHGV is encoded by the coding sequence atgaCCCTTCTCTATGTTATATCATCAAATTTCAGTTCTCTACGTTTAATTTCTAAACCTCTCTTAAACCCTTATCttctttcttcctcttcttACTCACTTTACACTCGTTCGCTTCCTCCTCTCAAAGTAAAAAGGTCCCCCACCAACTGTAAGAAGGCACAAGCATTGTTTCTCCGTAACCCACTCCTCTCAATACTAGAGGAATGCAAATGCTTGCCCCAGCTGAAGGAAATCCAAGCCCAAATGACCATCAAAGGCTTAATGTCAGATTGGTTCTTTTACAGCCGCCTTATAGCCTTTTGCGCCTTGTCAGAACACAAAAATCTTGATcattcctttaaaattttgtacaatttgcAAAACCCAAATGCTTTTTCATGGAACGTTACAATTAGAGGCTGTGCAGAGAGTGAGAACCCCATAGAAGCCATTTTTGTTTATAAGCGAATGCTTAGAAATAATGGGTGTATCAGGCCGGATAATTATACTTACCCTTCTTTGCTGAAAGTATGCGCCTTTTTAATGTTGAAATATTTGGGTTTTGAAATCCTTGGTCATGTTTTGAAATTGGGTTTTGATGCAGATATGTACGTTCACAATGGGGTGATTCACTTTTTGGTTTCATCCGGAGAATTAGAGTTGGCAGGTAAGGTGTTTGATGAAAGTTGTGTGagagatttggtttcttggaatTCTTTGATTAATGGCTATGTTAGGAGTGGGGGAGCGAAGGAAGCTATAGGACTTTATAGAAAAATGCAAGAAGAGGGAGTTGAGCCGGATGAGGTGACAATGATTGGGATAGTTTCTTCTTGTGCACAGTTGGAAGACTTGAAACTCGGGAGAGATTTTCATAAGTATATTGAAGATCATGGATTGAATTTAACGATTCCATTGTCTAATGCACTCATGGACATGTACGTTAAGTGTGGGAATCTTGAGAGCGCACAAAGGATATTTGATGACATGGAGAAGAAAACAATTGTTTCTTGTACTACAATGATAGTTGGATATACTAGATTGGGGCTCTTGGATGCTGCTCGGAAGCTTTTTGATGAGATGCCTGAGAAGGATGTTGTACCATGGAATGCAATAATCGGGGGTTATGTTCAAGCCAAATGTAGTAAGGAAGCTTTGACTTTGTTTCATGAAATGCAGGATGCTGGTATAGATCCTGATGAGGTCACCATGGTTTCTTGTTTATCTGCATGCTCTCAACTTGGAGCCCTTGATGTTGGAATTTGGATTCATCATTATATTGAAAAGCACAAACTTCATTTAAATGTTGTGTTGGGGACTGCTCTAATTGACATGTATGCTAAGTGTGGGAACATCACAAAGGCTCTTCAGGTTTTCCATGAAATGCCATCTAGAAATTCTTTGACTTGGACATCAATAATCGGAGCTTTGGCTCTTCATGGAAATGCACATGATGCCCTATCTTATTTCTCGGAGATGGTTGAAGTTGGGTTGAGGCCAGATGAGGTGACCTTTCTTGGGGTTTTATCAGCTTGTTCTCATGGTGGGTTGGTGGAGGAAGGTCGTAAATATTTCACCCAGATGACGTCCAAGTTCAGTCTGTCCCCTCAGCTTAAGCACTATTCGTGTATGGTGGACCTTCTTGGTAGGGCTGGGCTTTTAGATGAAGCTGAAGAGCTTGTCAAGAGCATGGCAGTTGAGCCTGATGCAGTCGTGTGGGGAGCACTGTTCTTTGCCTGTCGAATGCATGGAAATTTTGTGATGGGAGAAAGAGCTGCTTTAAAACTTCTAGAACTGGACCCTCATGATAGTGGGATTTATGTACTGCTTGCCAATATGTATGGGGATGCAAATATGTGGGAGGAAGCAGGAAAAGTTAGGAAGATGATGAGAGAGAGAGGAGTAGAGAAGACCCCTGGTTGTAGCTCAATTGAGGTCAACGGCACTGTTTATGAGTTCATTGTTAGAGATAAGTCTCACCCTGAATCTGAAAAGATATACGGTAGCTTAATTCAGCTAACACGACAATCGGGTTTTGCTGAATTTACATACGGTCTCTCTGAGCTTGAAACCCATGGGGTATGA
- the LOC105776764 gene encoding PRA1 family protein B3: protein MATIPMTNSQSTAGSGPQSQPPITNPAFRTFLSRLTSSIRQGFSQRRPWYELIDRTAMARPDNLTDAYSRIRRNFSYFKVNYITLLALVLAFSLLSHPFSLLVLLGLLAAWLFLYLFRPSDQPLVIFGRTFSDRETLGILVVLTVFIVFLTSIGSLLISAILIGVAIVCIHGAFRVPEDLFLDDQDPANSGFLSFLGNAASSAAIAAAPAVASRV, encoded by the coding sequence ATGGCGACCATTCCGATGACAAACTCTCAATCCACCGCCGGAAGTGGACCCCAATCACAACCCCCAATAACCAACCCTGCTTTCCGTACATTCCTCTCACGACTGACGTCGTCGATCCGTCAGGGATTCTCCCAGCGTCGGCCATGGTACGAACTCATCGATCGGACTGCCATGGCCCGTCCCGACAATTTAACGGATGCCTATTCTCGGATCCGTAGAAACTTTTCCTATTTCAAAGTCAATTACATTACTCTACTTGCACTTGTTCTCGCTTTCTCGCTTTTATCTCATCCTTTTTCCCTCCTCGTCCTCCTCGGCCTCCTTGCCGCTTGGCTCTTCTTATACTTGTTCCGACCGTCGGATCAACCTCTCGTAATCTTCGGCCGTACATTCTCCGATCGTGAGACGCTTGGCATCTTGGTGGTGCTGACGGTATTCATCGTGTTCTTAACCAGCATTGGCTCGCTCTTGATCTCCGCCATCTTGATTGGAGTTGCCATTGTTTGTATACACGGTGCGTTTAGGGTTCCGGAGGACTTGTTTTTAGACGATCAGGATCCTGCAAACTCTGGATTCCTCTCCTTCCTCGGCAACGCAGCCTCTTCCGCTGCCATTGCGGCGGCCCCTGCTGTTGCCTCACGTGTGTGA
- the LOC105776761 gene encoding probably inactive leucine-rich repeat receptor-like protein kinase IMK2: MAIHKQNFGSFISHITHFFLFLHLFIYFFISPVSSQAWDGIIVTSSNFQALQAVKQELIDPKGFLRSWNDTGYGACSGRWLGIKCAKGQVIVIQLPWKGLSGRISDKIGQLQALRKLSLHDNFITGSIPSTLGILPDLRGVQLFNNKLTGSVPASLGSCPSLQTLDLSNNLLTGTIPESLVNSSKLIRLNLSFNSISGSIPVSFTRSNSLTFLALQHNNLSGSIPDSWGSTGENKLQYFTLDHNHLSGTIPVSFSKLSELQEVSFSHNLITGSIPNDIGKVTMVRKLDFSYNAINGSLPVSLFSNMSSLVMLNLKRNKLSGTIPDSVGNISSLVQLDLSENELSGQIPFSLTNLSGLSSLNVSYNNLSGLVPVLLSQKFNSSSFVGNIQLCGYNGSTPCLSPNPPSPGHKHRKLSTKDIILIAAGALLIVLFILCCILITCLVRKKTTSKQGQTTTRSGLKGTSPPVGVDVESGENGGKLVHFDGPMVFGADDLLCATAEIMGKSTYGTVYKATLEDGSQVAVKRLREKIMKTPREFENEVTALGKIRHPNLLALRAYYLGPKGEKLLVFDYMPKGSLSTFLHARGPEMPIAWPTRMRIVKGITRGLLHLHTRENIIHGNLTSSNVLLDDDTQAKITDFGLSRLMTAAANANIVATAGALGYRAPEFSKLKKANTKTDVYSIGVIILELLTGKSPGEGMNGMDLPQWVASIVKEEWTNEVFDLELMKDASSISDELLNTLKLALHCVDPSPSARPEVQQVLQQLEEIRADTPASSTPS; encoded by the exons ATGGCTATTcataaacaaaattttgggtCTTTCATTTCACATATAAcccattttttcttatttcttcaCTTATTCATTTACTTCTTCATTTCACCAGTTTCAAGTCAAGCATGGGATGGTATCATTGTAACATCATCCAATTTCCAAGCACTTCAAGCAGTCAAACAAGAATTGATTGATCCAAAAGGGTTCTTAAGAAGCTGGAATGACACGGGTTACGGCGCTTGTTCCGGCAGGTGGCTCGGTATCAAATGTGCAAAAGGTCAAGTCATTGTAATCCAGCTTCCATGGAAAGGCTTAAGTGGtagaatcagtgataaaattGGTCAACTTCAAGCTCTTCGTAAGCTTAGTTtacatgataattttattactgGCTCTATTCCTTCTACTTTAGGCATTTTACCTGATCTTAGAGGAGTTCAATTATTCAATAACAAGCTTACAGGTTCTGTCCCTGCTTCATTAGGTTCATGTCCTTCGCTTCAAACACTTGATTTAAGTAACAATTTACTCACAGGGACAATCCCGGAGAGTCTTGTGAACTCTAGCAAGCTTATTAGGCTTAATCTTAGCTTCAATTCGATTTCGGGTTCCATTCCTGTTAGTTTCACTCGTTCTAATTCTCTTACTTTTCTTGCATTACAACATAATAACCTGTCTGGTTCTATACCAGATTCTTGGGGTTCAACTGGTGAGAATAAACTACAGTACTTCACACTTGACCATAATCACCTGTCTGGTACTATACCTGTTTCTTTCAGTAAGTTAAGTGAGCTTCAAGAGGTTTCTTTTAGCCATAATTTGATTACTGGGTctataccaaatgatataggtAAGGTTACCATGGTTAGGAAACTTGATTTTTCTTACAATGCCATTAATGGTAGCTTGCCTGTTAGTCTGTTCTCCAATATGTCTTCTCTTGTTATGTTGAACCTGAAAAGAAACAAGTTAAGTGGTACAATTCCAGACAGTGTAGGGAACATTTCTAGTTTGGTTCAACTTGATTTGTCTGAGAATGAACTCAGTGGACAAATCCCATTTTCACTCACAAACCTGTCTGGTCTTAGTTCTTTAAATGTTTCATATAACAACTTGTCTGGTCTTGTTCCGGTTTTACTCTCCCAAAAGTTCAATTCAAGCTCATTTGTTGGTAACATTCAGTTATGTGGATATAATGGTTCAACTCCATGTCTTTCTCCAAATCCACCTTCACCAGGACATAAACATAGGAAACTTAGTACCAAAGACATAATCCTAATAGCTGCTGGTGCTCTTCTTATAGTTCTGTTTATTCTTTGTTGCATTTTGATAACTTGTTTGGTCAGAAAAAAGACAACATCAAAACAAGGTCAAACAACAACAAGAAGTGGTCTTAAGGGAACTTCACCACCTGTTGGTGTTGATGTTGAAAGTGGTGAAAATGGAGGTAAATTAGTCCATTTTGATGGTCCCATGGTGTTTGGTGCTGATGATTTACTATGTGCAACAGCTGAGATTATGGGGAAAAGTACTTACGGAACTGTTTATAAAGCTACATTAGAAGATGGGAGTCAAGTGGCAGTAAAAAGACTTCGAGAAAAGATCATGAAAACTCCGAGAGAATTCGAAAACGAGGTCACTGCACTTGGCAAAATCCGGCATCCGAATCTACTAGCTTTGAGAGCTTATTACTTAGGACCTAAAGGTGAAAAGCTTCTTGTTTTTGATTACATGCCTAAAGGGAGTCTTTCAACTTTCTTGCATG CTCGAGGGCCTGAAATGCCTATTGCTTGGCCAACAAGGATGAGGATCGTGAAAGGGATTACTCGAGGTCTTCTACACCTTCATACACGAGAGAACATTATACACGGGAACCTTACATCGAGCAATGTGTTACTAGACGACGATACACAAGCTAAAATAACCGATTTCGGCCTCTCGCGTCTAATGACAGCGGCTGCGAATGCAAACATTGTTGCAACAGCTGGTGCATTAGGCTACAGAGCACCCGAGTTTTCGAAGCTCAAGAAAGCAAACACGAAAACTGATGTGTATAGCATTGGAGTTATCATATTGGAACTCTTAACAGGGAAATCTCCGGGAGAAGGTATGAACGGTATGGATTTGCCGCAATGGGTTGCTTCTATAGTGAAAGAAGAGTGGACTAATGAAGTATTCGATCTTGAGTTAATGAAGGATGCATCTTCCATTAGTGATGAGTTGTTAAACACTTTGAAGCTGGCTTTACATTGTGTCGATCCATCACCGTCGGCAAGGCCGGAAGTTCAACAGGTTCTTCAGCAACTAGAAGAGATTAGAGCAGATACACCAGCTAGTTCTACACCGTCATGA
- the LOC105778619 gene encoding laccase-12 codes for MESFNTILFFLICSTMLCWVTGEVQRHQFVIQATPVKRLCNTHMAITVNGMLPGPTLEVKNGDTLEIEVVNKAKYNATIHWHGVRQMRTGWADGPEFVTQCPIRPGGSYTYRFTIEGQEGTLWWHAHSSWLRATVYGALIIRPREGESYPFPKPKRETAIVLGEWWDANPIDVVRQATMTGAAPNNSDAYTINGQPGDLYKCSSKDTTIVPIDVGETNLLRVINAALNQPLFFTVANHKLTVVGADASYLKPFATSVIMLGPGQTTDVLIQGNQLPARYYMAARAYQSAQNAPFDNTTTTAILEYKSAPCPAKKGINGPKPIMPSLPAYNDTNTVTAFSQSFRSPRKVEVPTEIDESLFFTVGLGLNNCPPNFPSSRCQGPNGTRFTASMNNVSFVLPQSISLLQAHQHGIPGVFTTDFPGTPPLKFDYTGNVSRSLYQPVPGTKLYKLKYGSKVQIVIQDTSIVTPENHPIHLHGYDFYIVAEGFGNFDPKTDTSKFNLVDPPQRNTVGVPVNGWAAIRFVADNPGVWIMHCHLDVHITWGLAMAFVVENGLGELQSLQAPPPDLPIC; via the exons ATGGAGTCTTTTAACaccattcttttctttcttatttgtTCTACAATGTTGTGTTGGGTTACTGGTGAAGTTCAGAGGCATCAATTTGTT ATTCAAGCAACACCAGTGAAGAGGCTGTGCAACACTCATATGGCTATCACTGTGAATGGTATGCTTCCTGGTCCTACTTTGGAGGTCAAAAATGGTGATACCCTTGAAATTGAAGTTGTCAACAAGGCCAAATATAATGCCACCATTCACTg GCATGGTGTTCGGCAAATGAGGACCGGATGGGCAGATGGACCGGAATTCGTGACGCAGTGTCCGATTAGACCGGGAGGAAGTTACACTTATAGGTTTACAATTGAAGGACAAGAAGGAACATTATGGTGGCATGCTCATAGTTCATGGCTTAGAGCTACTGTTTATGGAGCTCTCATTATTCGTCCGAGGGAAGGCGAATCGTACCCTTTCCCTAAGCCGAAGCGCGAAACGGCAATCGTACTCGGTGAATGGTGGGATGCAAACCCCATTGATGTTGTGAGGCAAGCAACAATGACAGGGGCAGCTCCTAATAACTCTGATGCGTATACAATCAATGGTCAACCTGGTGATCTCTACAAATGCTCTTCCAAAG ataCTACGATTGTTCCCATCGACGTCGGTGAGACCAACCTCCTTAGAGTCATCAATGCTGCGCTCAACCAACCGCTTTTCTTCACCGTGGCCAACCATAAGTTGACGGTCGTTGGTGCGGATGCTTCCTACCTCAAGCCCTTCGCAACATCGGTCATCATGTTAGGCCCTGGCCAAACGACTGATGTTCTAATCCAAGGCAACCAACTACCGGCTCGATACTACATGGCGGCTCGTGCCTATCAAAGCGCCCAAAATGCACCTTTCGACAATACTACCACCACTGCCATCCTCGAATACAAATCCGCACCCTGCCCTGCCAAGAAAGGCATCAATGGACCCAAACCAATCATGCCATCCCTACCTGCCTACAATGATACTAACACTGTCACGGCTTTCAGCCAAAGCTTTAGAAGTCCCCGAAAAGTTGAAGTCCCAACCGAAATCGACGAAAGTCTCTTCTTCACAGTCGGTCTAGGACTCAACAACTGCCCACCGAATTTCCCTTCGAGTCGATGCCAAGGACCGAACGGTACACGTTTCACTGCTAGCATGAATAATGTATCCTTCGTATTGCCACAAAGCATCTCTTTATTACAAGCTCACCAACACGGGATTCCCGGAGTGTTCACCACCGATTTCCCCGGAACCCCACCATTGAAATTCGATTACACCGGCAACGTAAGCCGATCACTTTACCAACCGGTACCCGGAACCAAACTTTACAAACTCAAGTACGGTTCAAAAGTGCAAATCGTGATACAAGACACAAGCATTGTCACACCCGAAAACCACCCAATCCACCTTCATGGTTACGATTTCTACATCGTTGCCGAAGGTTTCGGAAACTTCGATCCTAAAACTGATACATCGAAATTCAACCTCGTCGATCCACCACAACGAAACACAGTTGGAGTACCTGTTAATGGATGGGCAGCGATTAGATTTGTTGCTGATAATCCAGGTGTATGGATAATGCATTGTCATTTGGATGTTCATATCACATGGGGTTTAGCCATGGCATTTGTGGTCGAAAACGGGCTCGGAGAATTACAGTCTTTGCAAGCACCGCCACCGGATTTGCCTATATGTTAA